The following proteins are co-located in the Streptomyces bottropensis ATCC 25435 genome:
- a CDS encoding M48 family metalloprotease: MGATLRALRALVLLAGFYLLGVLLLAALAGADYLLYLYAPSSLAPKLYVVSVLLAIPLVRGLFMLRTPKGEDPPGLPVTEADEPALWRTVRELAAAVGTRAPSRIVLTADVNAAVSEDARLLGLLPGPRHLYLGMPLTQGLTEAQLRAVLAHELGHYSNADTRLAAITARGRAQVLRTIGHFEERADRTAGRERARLEKKNAKAAAKGKKTKEIDTTGAGITYRVMAWLYAGYGKLYIRATLTGSRRQEYAADAAAARIAGRDATASALREIPALDAAFGFYMNSYATLGAEARLLPPRGEFFGGYGRMLSARQLELIGLRTELPTEPTSPYDSHPPIADRVERIEALAADGRADEARGAALGLLTDPDRTLAALEDAVLTEDVLRFRRTADWQELLDGAMVANLASFDTALHRALAMYTKSHPSLAALLKVIDDGQLWQLARRLPLSDQAAEAQGRAFREFARPALADALQGMVLAELSAHSRLSWQFSWSKPAAVRLPPAPDGTEADLGTAIAAAVADHPDTGPLRTLLPAPQDPANRETDAPR; this comes from the coding sequence ATGGGCGCGACCCTGCGCGCACTGCGCGCCCTCGTGCTGCTCGCCGGCTTCTATCTGCTCGGCGTGCTCCTGCTGGCGGCGCTCGCCGGCGCCGACTACCTGCTCTACCTGTATGCGCCCTCCAGCCTCGCCCCCAAGCTCTACGTGGTCTCCGTACTGCTGGCGATCCCGCTGGTCCGCGGTCTGTTCATGCTGCGGACGCCGAAGGGCGAGGATCCGCCGGGCCTGCCGGTGACGGAGGCCGACGAGCCCGCACTGTGGCGCACCGTACGGGAGCTGGCCGCCGCGGTCGGCACCCGGGCGCCGTCCCGGATCGTCCTGACGGCCGACGTCAACGCCGCCGTCAGCGAGGACGCCCGGCTGCTCGGCCTGCTGCCCGGACCGCGCCACCTCTACCTCGGGATGCCGCTGACGCAGGGCCTGACCGAGGCACAGCTGCGCGCGGTCCTCGCCCATGAACTGGGCCACTACTCGAACGCGGACACCCGGCTCGCCGCGATCACCGCCCGCGGCCGGGCCCAGGTGCTGCGCACCATCGGGCACTTCGAGGAGCGGGCCGACAGGACCGCGGGACGTGAGCGGGCCCGGCTGGAGAAGAAGAACGCCAAGGCCGCGGCCAAGGGGAAGAAGACCAAGGAGATCGACACGACGGGCGCGGGCATCACCTACCGCGTGATGGCGTGGCTCTACGCCGGCTACGGCAAGCTCTACATCCGGGCCACACTCACCGGTTCGCGCCGCCAGGAGTACGCCGCCGACGCCGCGGCCGCCCGGATCGCCGGCCGCGACGCCACCGCCTCGGCGCTGCGCGAGATACCGGCGCTGGACGCCGCGTTCGGCTTCTACATGAACAGCTACGCCACGCTCGGCGCCGAGGCCCGGCTGCTCCCGCCGCGCGGCGAGTTCTTCGGCGGCTACGGGCGGATGCTCTCCGCTCGCCAGCTCGAACTGATCGGTCTGCGCACCGAGTTGCCCACCGAGCCGACCTCCCCGTACGACTCGCACCCGCCCATCGCCGACCGGGTCGAGCGGATCGAGGCGCTGGCCGCCGACGGCCGCGCGGACGAGGCCCGGGGCGCGGCGCTCGGACTGCTCACCGACCCCGACCGGACCCTGGCGGCGCTGGAGGACGCGGTCCTCACCGAGGACGTCCTGCGGTTCCGGCGCACCGCCGACTGGCAGGAGCTGCTCGACGGCGCCATGGTCGCGAACCTCGCCTCCTTCGACACCGCGCTGCACCGGGCGCTGGCGATGTACACCAAGAGCCACCCGTCCCTGGCCGCGCTGCTCAAGGTCATCGACGACGGTCAGCTGTGGCAGCTGGCACGACGGCTGCCGCTGTCGGACCAGGCTGCCGAGGCGCAGGGCCGGGCCTTCCGCGAGTTCGCGCGGCCCGCGCTGGCGGACGCGTTGCAGGGCATGGTGCTGGCCGAGCTGAGCGCCCACTCCCGGCTGAGCTGGCAGTTCTCCTGGTCAAAACCGGCAGCGGTACGGCTGCCGCCCGCGCCGGACGGCACGGAGGCCGACCTGGGCACAGCGATCGCCGCGGCGGTCGCCGACCACCCCGACACGGGCCCGCTGCGCACGTTGCTGCCCGCGCCCCAGGACCCCGCGAACCGAGAGACGGACGCGCCGCGATGA
- a CDS encoding cystathionine gamma-synthase yields MSDSHTSQHFETLAIHAGNTADPLTGAVVPPIYQVSTYKQDGVGGLRGGYEYSRSANPTRTALEENLAALEGGRRGLAFASGLAAEDCLLRTLLSPGDHVVIPNDAYGGTFRLFAKVVSRWGVDWSVADTADPAAVRAALTPRTKVVWVETPSNPLLGITDIPAVAQIAREAGARLVVDNTFATPYLQQPLALGADVVVHSLTKYMGGHSDVVGGALIVGDQELGEELAYHQNAMGAVAGPFDSWLVLRGTKTLAVRMDRHSENATKVADMLTRHARVSSVLYPGLPEHPGHEVAAKQMRAFGGMVSFRVTGGEEAAVEVCNRAKVFTLGESLGGVESLIEHPGRMTHASAAGSALEVPADLVRLSVGIENVDDLLEDLQRALG; encoded by the coding sequence ATGAGCGACAGCCACACCAGCCAGCACTTCGAGACCCTCGCGATCCACGCGGGCAACACCGCGGATCCCCTCACCGGCGCGGTCGTCCCGCCGATCTACCAGGTCTCGACCTACAAGCAGGACGGCGTAGGGGGCCTGCGCGGCGGCTACGAGTACAGCCGCAGCGCCAACCCCACCCGCACCGCGCTGGAGGAGAACCTCGCCGCCCTGGAGGGCGGCCGCCGCGGTCTCGCGTTCGCGTCCGGCCTGGCAGCCGAGGACTGCCTGCTGCGCACGCTGCTCAGCCCCGGCGATCACGTGGTCATCCCCAACGACGCCTACGGCGGCACCTTCCGCCTCTTCGCGAAGGTCGTCTCCCGCTGGGGCGTGGACTGGTCGGTGGCCGACACCGCCGACCCGGCGGCCGTCCGGGCCGCCCTCACCCCGCGCACGAAGGTCGTCTGGGTGGAGACCCCCTCCAACCCGCTGCTCGGCATCACCGACATCCCGGCCGTCGCCCAGATCGCCCGCGAGGCGGGCGCCAGGCTGGTCGTCGACAACACCTTCGCCACCCCCTACCTCCAGCAGCCGCTCGCGCTCGGCGCGGACGTCGTCGTGCACTCGCTCACCAAGTACATGGGGGGCCACTCCGACGTCGTCGGCGGCGCACTGATCGTCGGCGACCAGGAGCTGGGCGAGGAACTGGCGTACCACCAGAACGCGATGGGCGCCGTCGCCGGACCCTTCGACTCCTGGCTGGTCTTGCGCGGCACCAAGACCCTCGCCGTCCGGATGGACCGGCACAGCGAGAACGCCACCAAGGTCGCCGACATGCTCACCCGGCACGCGCGCGTGTCGAGCGTGCTCTACCCGGGGCTGCCCGAGCACCCCGGCCACGAGGTCGCCGCCAAGCAGATGAGGGCGTTCGGCGGCATGGTGTCCTTCCGGGTCACCGGCGGCGAGGAGGCGGCCGTCGAGGTCTGCAACCGCGCCAAGGTGTTCACCCTCGGCGAGTCCCTGGGCGGCGTGGAGTCCCTGATCGAGCACCCGGGACGCATGACGCACGCCTCGGCGGCCGGTTCGGCCCTGGAGGTGCCCGCCGACCTCGTACGCCTCTCCGTGGGCATCGAGAACGTCGACGACCTCCTGGAGGACCTTCAGCGGGCCCTGGGCTAG
- a CDS encoding sigma factor-like helix-turn-helix DNA-binding protein — protein sequence MRDRQVAQGARRAREFEAFVAGAAGRLLQTATLLTAEPPDGNPRARRLLTHALAHTYATWDRLRGEDPYDRTRQQLAVRFARGAWHHHGLFRPPPGGALAFLGPQERLILVLRLYEGVAAEQTAALLGLPVERVTTICLRAMATVLHPPREPALKKVAKVAPS from the coding sequence GTGCGAGATCGGCAGGTGGCCCAAGGCGCCCGCCGGGCCAGGGAGTTCGAGGCGTTCGTCGCGGGTGCGGCGGGGCGGCTGCTGCAGACCGCCACCCTGCTCACGGCGGAACCGCCGGACGGCAACCCGCGCGCGCGGCGGTTGCTGACCCATGCCCTCGCCCACACGTACGCCACCTGGGACCGGCTGCGCGGCGAGGACCCCTACGACCGGACGCGGCAGCAGCTGGCCGTCCGCTTCGCGCGCGGGGCGTGGCATCACCACGGTCTCTTCCGCCCGCCGCCCGGCGGGGCACTGGCCTTTCTCGGCCCGCAGGAGCGGCTGATCCTCGTCCTGCGGCTCTACGAGGGGGTCGCCGCGGAGCAGACGGCCGCGCTGCTCGGGCTGCCCGTGGAGCGCGTGACCACGATCTGTCTGCGCGCGATGGCGACGGTCCTGCATCCCCCGCGCGAACCCGCCCTGAAGAAGGTGGCGAAGGTGGCGCCGTCATGA
- a CDS encoding MarR family winged helix-turn-helix transcriptional regulator, whose amino-acid sequence MSMDMTTVGENGLLDTLQHEVAVFARRAEQTRLGGVGQVRNSMDRAAYLLLNRLDKEGPMGVKALAASMGIDSSTVTRQVAPLVDTGLVKRTSHPEDGRAVVLQLSPRGLSRLEEVRSSRRQLMAELTQDWAPEEREAFCSLLTRFNTALSTRMAAAPEAPSPS is encoded by the coding sequence ATGTCGATGGACATGACGACCGTCGGTGAGAACGGTCTTCTCGACACGCTGCAGCACGAGGTCGCGGTCTTCGCACGCCGTGCCGAACAGACCCGGCTCGGCGGCGTCGGGCAGGTGCGCAACTCGATGGACCGTGCCGCCTACCTGCTGCTCAACCGTCTCGACAAGGAAGGGCCGATGGGCGTCAAGGCGCTCGCGGCGAGCATGGGGATCGACTCCTCGACGGTCACCCGCCAGGTGGCACCACTCGTGGACACCGGACTCGTCAAGCGCACCTCGCACCCGGAGGACGGCCGTGCCGTGGTGCTCCAGCTGTCGCCGCGAGGGCTGTCCCGCCTTGAGGAGGTACGTTCCTCCAGGCGTCAGCTGATGGCCGAACTCACCCAGGACTGGGCCCCCGAGGAGCGCGAGGCGTTCTGCTCCCTCCTCACCCGTTTCAACACCGCGCTCTCGACCCGCATGGCCGCGGCGCCGGAGGCACCGTCGCCCTCCTGA
- the ilvA gene encoding threonine ammonia-lyase: MGYSTADSFPRVTIDDVRGAQKMLTGVSRVTAMEGSRHLTQLVGAPVHFKCENLQRTGSFKLRGAYVRIAGLLPEERAAGVVAASAGNHAQGVALASSLLGVRSTVFMPKGAPLPKISATEEYGAEVRLHGTVVDETLTAAQEYAAETGAVFIHPFDHHDVIAGQGTVGLEILEQCPEVRTIVVGVGGGGLAAGIAVAVKSLRPDVRVVGVQAEGAAAYPPSLAAGLPLAVANPATMADGIKVGRPGDVPFGIIAELVDEIRTVSEYDLSSALLLCLERAKLVVEPAGASPVAALLRDPGSFEGPVVAVLSGGNVDPLLMQRILRHGMAAGGRYLQVRLRLTDRPGALATLLGVLSVVDANVLDVSHVRTDPRLGLTEVEVELHLETRGPTHCAEVDHALREAGYTVLD, translated from the coding sequence ATGGGCTACAGCACGGCTGACTCCTTTCCGCGCGTGACGATCGACGACGTGCGGGGCGCGCAGAAGATGCTTACGGGTGTTTCACGTGTCACCGCCATGGAGGGCAGCAGGCATCTGACGCAGCTCGTCGGCGCGCCGGTGCACTTCAAGTGCGAGAACCTCCAGCGGACGGGGTCGTTCAAGCTGCGGGGCGCGTACGTCCGGATCGCGGGCCTGCTGCCCGAGGAGCGGGCCGCCGGAGTCGTCGCCGCGAGCGCCGGCAACCACGCCCAGGGCGTCGCCCTCGCCTCCTCGCTGCTCGGCGTGCGCTCCACCGTCTTCATGCCGAAGGGCGCCCCGCTGCCGAAGATCAGCGCGACCGAGGAGTACGGCGCCGAGGTGCGTCTGCACGGCACGGTGGTCGACGAGACGCTGACCGCCGCCCAGGAGTACGCGGCCGAGACGGGCGCGGTGTTCATCCACCCGTTCGACCACCATGACGTCATCGCAGGTCAGGGCACGGTGGGCCTGGAGATCCTGGAGCAGTGCCCCGAGGTGCGCACGATCGTCGTCGGGGTCGGCGGCGGCGGACTCGCGGCAGGAATCGCGGTCGCGGTGAAGTCACTGCGGCCGGACGTGCGCGTCGTCGGCGTGCAGGCGGAGGGCGCGGCCGCGTACCCGCCCTCGCTGGCCGCCGGGCTGCCCCTGGCCGTGGCGAACCCGGCGACCATGGCCGACGGCATCAAGGTCGGACGGCCCGGCGACGTGCCGTTCGGGATCATCGCCGAGCTGGTGGACGAGATCCGCACGGTGTCGGAGTACGACCTCTCCAGCGCCCTGCTGCTCTGCCTGGAGCGGGCCAAGCTGGTCGTGGAACCGGCCGGGGCCAGCCCCGTCGCCGCCCTGCTGCGCGACCCGGGGTCGTTCGAGGGCCCGGTCGTCGCCGTGCTCTCCGGCGGCAACGTCGACCCGCTGCTGATGCAGCGCATCCTGCGGCACGGCATGGCCGCCGGTGGCCGTTACCTGCAGGTCCGTCTCCGCCTGACCGACCGCCCCGGTGCCCTCGCGACACTTCTGGGGGTGTTGTCCGTGGTCGACGCCAACGTCCTCGACGTGAGCCATGTGCGGACCGATCCCAGGCTCGGGCTCACGGAGGTGGAGGTCGAACTGCACCTGGAGACGAGGGGACCGACGCACTGCGCCGAGGTCGACCACGCCCTCCGTGAGGCGGGCTACACCGTCCTCGACTGA
- a CDS encoding daunorubicin resistance protein DrrA family ABC transporter ATP-binding protein, translating to MPGAIHAEGLVKTFGDVKALDGVDLDVPEGTVLGLLGPNGAGKTTTVRCLTTLLRPDSGRAVVAGIDVLKNPDAVRRSVGLSGQFAAVDEYLTGRENLQMVGQLYQMRAKDAKARAGELLEQFHLADAADRPAKTYSGGMRRRLDLAAALVVSPPVMFMDEPTTGLDPRNRQQLWEVIKQLVSGGTTLLLTTQYLEEADHLAHDIAVVDHGRVIARGTSDQLKARTGGERVEVVVHERERIPDAIGVLTGFGKGETSVEEHTRLLTVPVTGGAKLLAEVIRELDTRGIEIDDIGLRRPTLDDVFLSLTGHLAEVKDEAEGQAGTAAAKGRDRRKEGTR from the coding sequence ATGCCAGGCGCCATTCATGCCGAAGGCCTGGTGAAGACCTTCGGTGATGTGAAAGCCCTGGACGGCGTGGACCTCGATGTTCCCGAGGGCACCGTCCTGGGTCTGCTCGGGCCGAACGGCGCGGGCAAGACGACCACCGTCCGCTGCCTCACCACCCTGCTGCGGCCCGACAGCGGCAGGGCCGTCGTGGCCGGCATCGACGTGCTGAAGAACCCCGACGCGGTCCGGCGCTCGGTCGGCCTCTCCGGCCAGTTCGCCGCGGTCGACGAGTATCTGACGGGCCGCGAGAACCTGCAGATGGTCGGCCAGCTGTACCAGATGCGGGCCAAGGACGCGAAGGCGCGGGCGGGCGAGCTGCTGGAGCAGTTCCATCTCGCCGACGCCGCCGACCGGCCCGCCAAGACGTACTCCGGCGGTATGCGCCGCCGGCTCGACCTGGCCGCCGCGCTGGTGGTGTCGCCGCCGGTGATGTTCATGGACGAGCCGACCACCGGACTCGACCCGCGCAACCGCCAGCAGCTGTGGGAGGTGATCAAGCAGCTGGTCTCCGGCGGTACGACCCTGCTGCTCACCACCCAGTACCTCGAAGAGGCCGACCACCTCGCGCACGACATCGCCGTGGTCGACCACGGCCGCGTCATCGCCCGCGGCACCTCCGACCAGCTCAAGGCCCGCACCGGCGGCGAGCGCGTCGAGGTCGTCGTGCACGAGCGCGAGCGCATCCCGGACGCCATCGGGGTGCTGACCGGCTTCGGCAAGGGCGAGACATCCGTCGAGGAGCACACCCGACTGCTCACCGTGCCCGTGACCGGTGGCGCCAAGCTCCTCGCCGAGGTCATCCGCGAGCTGGACACCCGGGGCATCGAGATCGACGACATCGGTCTGCGCCGCCCCACCCTGGACGACGTGTTCCTCTCGCTGACGGGACATCTCGCCGAGGTGAAGGACGAGGCCGAGGGGCAGGCCGGGACCGCCGCCGCCAAGGGGCGTGACCGCAGGAAGGAGGGGACGAGGTGA
- a CDS encoding ABC transporter permease gives MVIARRNLIRMSRIPEMIIFGLIQPVMFVVLFSYVFGGSMSIGGSTDPDVYKNFLMAGIFAQTVTFATAGAGAGIADDMHKGLIDRFRSLPMARGAVLTGRTIADLVQTSLTLVVLAAVALLVGWRPGYAEPTNFGKIMGAFGLLLLLGYAFTWIGALIGLSVRTPEAATSGGLIWLFPVTFISNAFVDSSQMASWLQPIAEWNPFSATVQACRQLFGNPGVSPSDAWPMQHPVWASLIWSVLIVVIFRTLSVRKYRSASA, from the coding sequence ATGGTCATCGCCCGTCGCAATCTGATTCGGATGAGTCGGATTCCCGAAATGATTATTTTTGGGCTCATACAGCCGGTGATGTTCGTCGTCCTGTTCTCGTACGTCTTCGGCGGCTCGATGAGCATCGGCGGCTCCACCGACCCGGACGTCTACAAGAACTTCCTGATGGCCGGCATCTTCGCGCAGACCGTCACCTTCGCCACCGCCGGAGCCGGCGCGGGCATCGCCGACGACATGCACAAGGGGCTCATCGACCGCTTCCGCTCCCTGCCCATGGCCCGCGGCGCGGTCCTCACCGGCCGTACCATCGCCGACCTGGTGCAGACGTCGCTGACCCTGGTTGTCCTGGCCGCCGTCGCGCTCCTGGTGGGCTGGCGTCCCGGCTACGCGGAGCCGACCAACTTCGGCAAGATCATGGGCGCCTTCGGACTGCTGCTGCTCCTCGGCTACGCGTTCACCTGGATCGGCGCCCTGATCGGCCTGAGCGTGCGCACCCCCGAGGCGGCCACCTCGGGTGGGCTGATCTGGCTCTTCCCGGTCACCTTCATATCCAACGCGTTTGTGGACTCCTCGCAGATGGCGTCCTGGCTGCAACCGATCGCCGAGTGGAACCCGTTCAGCGCCACCGTCCAGGCCTGCCGCCAGCTGTTCGGCAACCCGGGAGTGTCACCGTCGGACGCCTGGCCCATGCAGCACCCGGTGTGGGCCTCGCTGATCTGGTCGGTCCTCATCGTCGTCATATTCCGGACCCTGTCCGTACGGAAGTACCGCTCGGCGTCGGCGTGA
- the greA gene encoding transcription elongation factor GreA: MTQTSENVTWLTQEAYNQLRAELDYLSGPARTEIAAKIAAAREEGDLRENGGYHAAKEEQGKQELRVRQLTQLLENAKVGEAPASADGAVAPGMVVTIAFDGDEDDTVTFLLASREYASSDIETYSPQSPLGSGVTGKKVGQDAQYELPNGKLASVKILKAVPYQS; encoded by the coding sequence GTGACCCAGACCAGCGAGAACGTCACCTGGCTGACCCAGGAGGCGTACAACCAGCTCAGGGCCGAGCTGGACTACCTGTCTGGTCCCGCGCGCACGGAGATCGCCGCCAAGATCGCGGCCGCGCGCGAGGAGGGCGACCTGCGCGAGAACGGCGGGTACCACGCGGCCAAGGAGGAGCAGGGCAAGCAGGAGCTCCGGGTGCGCCAGCTGACCCAGCTTCTGGAGAACGCCAAGGTCGGCGAGGCACCGGCCTCCGCGGACGGCGCGGTGGCGCCCGGCATGGTCGTGACGATCGCCTTCGACGGCGACGAGGACGACACGGTGACCTTCCTGCTCGCCTCCCGTGAGTACGCCAGCTCCGACATCGAGACCTACTCGCCGCAGTCCCCGCTCGGCTCGGGTGTGACCGGCAAGAAGGTCGGCCAGGACGCGCAGTACGAGCTGCCGAACGGCAAGCTCGCCTCGGTGAAGATCCTCAAGGCCGTGCCCTACCAGAGCTGA
- a CDS encoding DUF4307 domain-containing protein, which produces MTTASTRLPQGRYGRSADERADRKLKVIGSVLGAALLVLIGWFAYHYVAGNRISVEIYTFDTSAHAVKVHLRGDKDAGVDGYCTVRSQSEDGAEVGRADFRFAADVTDIDKIVTLRTTSRGTTAELLGCHAG; this is translated from the coding sequence ATGACGACGGCGAGCACGCGGCTCCCCCAGGGCCGCTACGGCCGCTCCGCGGACGAGCGCGCCGACCGCAAGCTCAAGGTCATCGGCAGCGTCCTCGGCGCCGCCCTTCTCGTCCTGATCGGCTGGTTCGCCTACCACTACGTCGCCGGTAACAGGATCAGCGTCGAGATCTACACCTTCGATACCTCCGCGCATGCGGTGAAGGTGCACCTCAGGGGCGACAAGGACGCCGGTGTCGACGGCTACTGCACCGTGCGCTCCCAGTCCGAGGACGGCGCCGAGGTCGGCCGCGCCGACTTCCGCTTCGCCGCCGATGTCACGGACATCGACAAGATCGTCACGCTGAGGACGACCTCACGCGGCACCACGGCCGAACTCCTCGGCTGCCACGCCGGCTGA
- the mca gene encoding mycothiol conjugate amidase Mca, whose translation MAVHAHPDDESSKGAATMAKYVSEGVDVLVVTCTGGERGSILNPKLQGDKYIEEHIHEVRKKEMDEAREILGVGQEWLGFVDSGLPEGDPLPPLPDGCFALEDVDKAAGELVRKIRAFRPQVITTYDENGGYPHPDHIMTHNISMVAFEGATDTEKYPEAEYGPAYQPQKLYYNQGFNRPRTEALHNALVSRGMESPYGDWLKRWDESEHKDRTLTTHVPCADFYEIRDKALLAHATQIDPDGGWFRVPMEIQKEVWPTEEYELAKSLVDTSLPEDDLFAGIR comes from the coding sequence ATGGCCGTGCACGCGCACCCCGACGACGAGTCGAGCAAGGGTGCGGCCACCATGGCGAAGTATGTGTCCGAGGGGGTGGACGTGCTGGTCGTGACCTGCACGGGCGGGGAGCGCGGCTCCATCCTCAATCCGAAACTCCAGGGCGACAAGTACATCGAGGAGCACATTCACGAGGTTCGCAAGAAGGAGATGGACGAGGCCCGGGAGATCCTCGGCGTCGGCCAGGAATGGCTCGGCTTCGTCGACTCCGGCCTTCCGGAGGGCGACCCCCTGCCGCCCCTTCCCGACGGCTGCTTCGCCCTGGAGGACGTCGACAAGGCGGCCGGCGAGCTGGTCAGGAAGATCCGCGCGTTCCGTCCCCAGGTGATCACCACCTACGACGAGAACGGCGGGTACCCGCACCCCGACCACATCATGACCCACAACATCTCGATGGTGGCGTTCGAGGGCGCGACGGACACCGAGAAGTACCCCGAGGCCGAGTACGGCCCGGCGTACCAGCCGCAGAAGCTGTACTACAACCAGGGCTTCAACCGTCCGCGCACCGAGGCGCTGCACAACGCCCTGGTGTCCCGTGGCATGGAGTCCCCGTACGGCGACTGGCTCAAGCGCTGGGACGAGTCCGAGCACAAGGACCGCACCCTGACCACGCACGTGCCCTGCGCCGACTTCTACGAGATCCGTGACAAGGCACTCCTCGCCCACGCCACGCAGATCGATCCCGACGGGGGCTGGTTCCGGGTTCCGATGGAGATCCAGAAGGAGGTCTGGCCCACCGAGGAGTACGAGCTGGCGAAGTCCCTCGTGGACACCTCGCTCCCCGAGGACGACCTCTTTGCGGGCATCCGTTAG